A window of the Nicotiana tomentosiformis unplaced genomic scaffold, ASM39032v3 Un00115, whole genome shotgun sequence genome harbors these coding sequences:
- the LOC104107602 gene encoding protein NDL1-like isoform X1 codes for MADSNSSTDSVAIDVETIYLGGKEHVVRTGCGPVSVIVYGDQEKPALITYPDLALNHMSCFQGLFFCPEAASLLLHYFCIYHISPPGHELGAASICPEDPAPSVDDLADQIVEVLNYFGLRSVMCMGVTAGAYILTLFAIKHRERVLGLILVSPLCRAPSWSEWFYNKVMSNLLYFYGMCGLLKDFLLYRYFSKEVRGSAEVPESDIAQACRRLLDERQSINILRFLQAIDGRPDITQGLKKLQCRTLIFVGDSSPFHSDALHMTAKLDRRFSALVEVQACGSMVTEEQPHAMLIPMEYFLMGYGLYRPNQLSGSPRSPLTPSCIAPELLSPESMGLKLKPIKTRIESRVTGTRR; via the exons ATGGCAGACTCTAATTCAAGTACCGATTCTGTTGCCATCGACGTTGAGACCATTTATCTCGGCGGAAAG GAGCATGTCGTACGGACTGGCTGCGGCCCTGTGTCTGTTATAGTTTATGGAGACCAAGAGAAGCCAGCACTGATAACTTATCCAGATTTAGCTCTAAATC ATATGTCATGTTTCCAGGGATTATTCTTCTGTCCGGAAGCAGCTTCATTGCTGCTCCATTACTTTTGCATTTACCACATAAGTCCTCCGGGGCATGAG TTGGGAGCTGCATCAATTTGTCCAGAGGATCCTGCACCTTCAGTAGATGATTTGGCTGATCAGATAGTTGAGGTTCTTAACTATTTTGG GCTGCGGTCAGTAATGTGTATGGGAGTAACAGCTGGTGCTTATATACTCACATTATTTGCA ATAAAACATAGGGAGCGTGTTCTTGGTTTGATTCTTGTTTCCCCTCTATGCAGAGCACCTTCTTGGAGTGAATGGTTTTATAATAAG GTCATGTCGAATTTACTTTACTTCTATGGAATGTGTGGTCTGCTGAAAGACTTTTTACTATACCGTTACTTCAGCAAG GAGGTCCGTGGCAGCGCAGAAGTTCCAGAATCAGATATAGCTCAAGCATGCAGAAGA TTGCTAGATGAGAGGCAGAGCATAAACATTTTACGTTTTCTTCAAGCTATTGACGG GAGACCTGATATCACACAAGGATTGAAAAAGCTACAATGTCGAACTCTCATATTTGTCGGGGATAGTTCTCCTTTCCATTCTGATGCTCTCCACATGACCGCAAAGTTGGACAGAAGATTCAGTGCCTTAGTGGAG GTACAGGCGTGTGGATCTATGGTTACAGAAGAGCAGCCACATGCAATGTTGATACCAATGGAGTATTTCCTCATGGGATATGGACTCTACAGACCAAACCAGCTTAGTGGCAGCCCAAGGAGTCCTCTAACTCCGTCTTGTATCGCCCCCGAGCTTCTCTCTCCAGAGAGCATGGGCTTAAAACTGAAACCTATCAAGACCCGGATTGAATCCAGGGTCACGGGTACACGCCGATAA
- the LOC104107602 gene encoding protein NDL1-like isoform X2: protein MSCFQGLFFCPEAASLLLHYFCIYHISPPGHELGAASICPEDPAPSVDDLADQIVEVLNYFGLRSVMCMGVTAGAYILTLFAIKHRERVLGLILVSPLCRAPSWSEWFYNKVMSNLLYFYGMCGLLKDFLLYRYFSKEVRGSAEVPESDIAQACRRLLDERQSINILRFLQAIDGRPDITQGLKKLQCRTLIFVGDSSPFHSDALHMTAKLDRRFSALVEVQACGSMVTEEQPHAMLIPMEYFLMGYGLYRPNQLSGSPRSPLTPSCIAPELLSPESMGLKLKPIKTRIESRVTGTRR from the exons ATGTCATGTTTCCAGGGATTATTCTTCTGTCCGGAAGCAGCTTCATTGCTGCTCCATTACTTTTGCATTTACCACATAAGTCCTCCGGGGCATGAG TTGGGAGCTGCATCAATTTGTCCAGAGGATCCTGCACCTTCAGTAGATGATTTGGCTGATCAGATAGTTGAGGTTCTTAACTATTTTGG GCTGCGGTCAGTAATGTGTATGGGAGTAACAGCTGGTGCTTATATACTCACATTATTTGCA ATAAAACATAGGGAGCGTGTTCTTGGTTTGATTCTTGTTTCCCCTCTATGCAGAGCACCTTCTTGGAGTGAATGGTTTTATAATAAG GTCATGTCGAATTTACTTTACTTCTATGGAATGTGTGGTCTGCTGAAAGACTTTTTACTATACCGTTACTTCAGCAAG GAGGTCCGTGGCAGCGCAGAAGTTCCAGAATCAGATATAGCTCAAGCATGCAGAAGA TTGCTAGATGAGAGGCAGAGCATAAACATTTTACGTTTTCTTCAAGCTATTGACGG GAGACCTGATATCACACAAGGATTGAAAAAGCTACAATGTCGAACTCTCATATTTGTCGGGGATAGTTCTCCTTTCCATTCTGATGCTCTCCACATGACCGCAAAGTTGGACAGAAGATTCAGTGCCTTAGTGGAG GTACAGGCGTGTGGATCTATGGTTACAGAAGAGCAGCCACATGCAATGTTGATACCAATGGAGTATTTCCTCATGGGATATGGACTCTACAGACCAAACCAGCTTAGTGGCAGCCCAAGGAGTCCTCTAACTCCGTCTTGTATCGCCCCCGAGCTTCTCTCTCCAGAGAGCATGGGCTTAAAACTGAAACCTATCAAGACCCGGATTGAATCCAGGGTCACGGGTACACGCCGATAA